Part of the Lichenicola cladoniae genome is shown below.
GGACACGACGACCAGGCCGGTGAACGGCGTGTTCATGTCCAGAATGACGAACAGCGCCAGCACGATCGCCAGGACCGACAATCCGACGATGATGGTGCCGAGCCAGCTATGCTCGGTGATCAGGCCGAAGCAGCCGCACACCACCATCAGCCACACGGTCAGCACGGCATAGAACGACAGGCTGGACTGGCCCCGCGCCTCGTGAGCTGCGTCAGCGCCTCGTCACGCAGATGGCGCTGCAGGTTGCTCGCCGCGGGGAGCTCGAGCATGCCGGCCTCGATCCGGGTCAGCAGCCCAAAACGCTGCGTGGTGGCCGCACCCAGTCCCTGCGGGGTCTGCGCCACGACGTCCTGCGTATAGCGCACCAGCAGCGGATGCAGCGCCGCTGCCGCCGGGCCGTAGCTGTTCAGCGTCTGGTCGAGCGTGATGATCCGGATCGCATAGGCGCGCACGTCGTCCCCGGTCGCGTCGAACGTGGTCTTGGCGTTGGTGATCAGCAGGCCGAGCACGATCGCGGCAAACGTCACCAGCATGTCGATGACCAGGCGCAGCATCTCGTGGGTCTTGGGGCCGCGATGGGCGACCGGCAGCCGGCGCTGAACCAGGGTGCCGACGATGAAGCTGCCCAACAGCAACGGCAGCAGGATCGATGCACGGAGCAGGTCGGAGAGATCGCTCCAGGACATGTCGGTGGTCCGCAGCACCGGGCCCCCGGCCCATCGGGCCGGGGGCGTCAGGCTGGAATACAGGCGTTACGGGGTGGCGGTGTGTGCCGGGTCGATCGCGGCGATCGGTGACGGTGCCGGGCGGCTGGCCTGAGCCTGCTCGCCGGCCGGCTGCGACGAAGGACGCGCCTGATCGGTGATCATCTCGAGGCGGCCGGTGACCTGGCCGCCATCCTCGACCTGCAGGCGACGGCACTTGGCGGTGCCGATCAGCCGGCCGCTGGCGCGGATGGTGAGGTTGCCGCGCGCGGTCAGGGTGCCGTCGACGGTCCCGGCTAGCTCGGCATCCTCGACTTCGATCTCGCCGCGGAACACGCCGCCCGGTGCAACCGAAAGCTCGGTCGCATGGATCATGGTTGCCTCGACGGTGCCCTCGACGACCAGACGCTCGGCGTCCTGGACCACGCCCTGGACGCTGATGCCCCGGCCGACCACCAGGGTCCGGCGCTCGGTCATGTCTTTCTTGGGACCGCTACCCTGGGCGCCCGGGGGGGAGCCGGGAGTGCCCGGCATCGGGCCACGGTTGGGCATGATCCCGCCAGGCGGGAGGACGCCCGCGGACGGGGGGCTGGGAGGAGTCGGGAAAGGCGAACGACCCATCGGTGAGGGCTCCTTGGACGGTGCTAGGTTCTGGGAGAAATTCTGGCTCGGTGTCTGGGCAGGCTGGCCCATCGACGAGGGTGCGGGGACCGCCGGTGCATCCGGGGCCGCGGTCGGACGCGGGCTCCCTGCGTCGGGCGGTGTCGTTGCGGAGGCTTGCTGTGCCGATTGGCCCGGCCGTGCGGAGGTGGTGGGACCAGGCGGGATCGCAGGGACCTCGCTGGCCTCTTCTGGTTTGCGTCGTCTGAACACTTGGATCCCCCGCTGCTCTCGATGTCTCGGTTCTGAACGGTATTGCCGCCCAGCGGGAGTCTCACACACATCTACGAGAGCGCGAGACCGGCCTTCGCCTTACACGCTGGCCAGGGCAGCGGACAAGTGCGAAGGCGGCGCTAATCGCGATCGGAGCCGGCTGCATTGCCGCATGCGGCCTCCGATGCTAGCGGAAGCTGCGATCGCCTGCTGGAGCGCCTGACCGTGAGCTTGGCCAATATTACCCGGGATGCCCGGTTCGACCTGCTCGGCATCGGCAATGCCATCGTCGATGTGCTGGCCTCGGTGCCGGACGGCATGCCGGAAGCGGAGGGGATGGTCCCGGGGAGCATGACGCTGATCGTCGCGGCGCGTGCCGACGCCCTGTATGCTCTCCTGAAGCAGCCCCAGCAGACCGGCGGCGGTTCGGCCGCGAATACCTGCGTGGTCGCGTCGATGCTCGGTGCCCGCACCGCCTATCTCGGCACCGTTGCCGAGGATGCGTTGGGTGTGGCGTTCTCCGCTGACCTGGTTGCGGCCGGTATCCACTACCCGACCGCCCCGCTCGGCGCCGACCGGGCCGAGGGACGCTCGACCGCTCGCTGCCTGATCCTGGTGACGCCGGACGGACAGCGCACGATGAACACCTATCTCGGCGCCTGCACCGCATTCGGACCCGACGATGTCGATGCCGATGCCGTGCGGGACGCCCGCATCACCTATCTCGAAGGCTACCTGTTCGACCCGCCGGCTGCCCAGGACGCGTTCCGACGTGCCGCGACCATCGCCCACGAGGCCGGGCGCACCGTCGCATTGTCGCTGTCGGACCCATTCTGCGTCGACCGGCACCGGCCGGCCTTCCTCGAACTGGCGGCTGGCCACGTCGATATCCTGTTCGCCAACGAGGACGAGATCATGTCGCTCTACCAGGCGGACAGCTTCGAGCAGTCGGCCGAGCGTGTTTCGCAGGACGTCGAACTGGCCGTGCTGACCCGCTCTGAGAAGGGCAGCGTCGCGTTCCGGCACGGCGAGCGCACCGATATCGCGGCGGCGCCGACCAGCATCGTGGACAGCACCGGCGCCGGCGACGCCTATGCCGCCGGCTTCCTGTGCGGGCTGGCCGAGGGCCGTTCGATCGCCGAGTGCGGGCGGATCGGCAGCATCGCCGCATCGGAAGTGATTTCGCATTTCGGGGCGCGTCCGCTAGCCGACCTGCGTGCCCTGGTGGCCCGCCCTGCGTCGGGCTGAACCCCCTACTTGAATTTTTGGCGTGCAAACATTGCGTCGCAGCATTATCTAGCCGCCAGCATCACGGTTTCATCCGGCATCCAGGCATGTCGTGACGCCGGTCAACTATCATAGCCGGGCCGAAGCGGGCCCGCGCCGCTGCCACCATCCGGGTGGCGGCGTCGTTCGCGCATCTTCCGCGCCGCCAAGAGCCCACAGGTCAGACGCATGGAAATCCGCAACATCGCCATCATCGCGCACGTCGATCATGGCAAGACAACCCTCGTCGACCAGCTTCTGCGGCAGTCGGGCGCCTTCCGCGAAAACCAGGTGGTCGCCGAGCGGGCGATGGACCGCAACGACCTGGAGCGTGAGCGCGGCATCACCATCCTGGCCAAGTGCACCAGCGTCGTCTGGAAGAACACCCGGATCAACATCATCGATACGCCGGGACACGCCGATTTCGGCGGCGAGGTCGAGCGCATCCTGAACATGGTGGACGGCGCGATCGTGCTGGTGGACGCCGCCGAAGGCGCGCTGCCGCAGACCAAGTTCGTGCTGACCAAGGCTCTCGCCCGCGGCATCAAGCCGATCGTGGTGGTCAACAAGGTCGATCGCCAGGACGCGCGTCCGGACGAGGTCCATAACGAGGTGTTCGACCTGTTCGCCGCCCTCGGCGCCAGCGACGAGCAGCTCGACTTCCCGATGCTGTTCGCCTCCGGCCGTCAGGGCTGGGCCGATGTCGAGCTCGATGGACCGAAGAAGGACCTGGCACCGCTCTACGACCTAGTGCTGAGCCACGTGAACCCGCCGGCCCTCAACAAGGACGCGCCGTTCGCGATGGTCGCCTCCATCCTCGAGGCCGACCCGTTCCTCGGCCGCGTGCTGACCGGCCGTATCGAGCAGGGCCGCGCCAAGCTGAACATGCCGGTGCGCGTGCTGCGTGCCGATGGGACCGTGGTCGAGACCGGCCGCCTGACCAAGCTGCTGTCGTTCCGCGGCCTGGACCGCGTGGTGATCGAGGAGGCCGAGGCCGGCGACATCATTGCCGTTGCCGGACTTTCCGACGCGACCATCCCGGAGACCATCGCATCGCCGGAAGTTACCGCGGCGCTGCCGGCCATCCCGGTCGATCCGCCGACCCTGGCCATGACCTTCCGCCTGAACGACGGCCCGCTCGGCGGCCGCGAGGGCAAGAAGGTCACGTCGCGCCAGATCCGCGACCGGCTGTTCAAGGAAGTCGAGGGCAACGTCGCCATTCGCGTGTCCGAGAGCCCGGAGAGCGAGGCGTTCGAAGTCGCAGGGCGTGGCGAGCTCCAGCTCGGCGTGCTGATCGAGCAGATGCGCCGCGAGGGCTTCGAGCTGACCATCGGCCGTCCCCGCGTGCTGACGCGCCAGAACGAAGAGACCGGCGAGCGCGAGGAGCCGTTCGAAGAGGTTCTGGTCGACGTGGACGAGGCCTTCTCCGGCGTCGTCGTCGAGAAGATGAGCATCCGCAAGGGCCAGATGCAGGACATGCGTCCGTCCGGCGGCGGCAAGGTTCGCCTGACCTTCCTGATCCCGTCGCGCGGCCTGATCGGCTATCACGGCGAGTTCCTGACCGATACGCGCGGCACCGGCATCATGAACCGGCTGTTCGCCGGCTATCAGCCCTGGGCCGGAACGATCGAGGGCCGCAGCAAGGGCTCGCTGATCAGCTCCGAGGACGGAGCGGCCGTGCAGTATGCGCTCTGGTACCTGCAGGAGCGTGGCCAGCTGTTCGTCGATCCGGGCGAGAAGGTCTATGTCGGCATGATCCTGGGCGAGCATTCGCGCGGATCCGACCTCGAGATCAACCCGATCAAGGAAAAGAAGCTCACCAACATCCGCGCCGCCGGCAAGGACGACGCGATGCTGCTGACGCCGCCGCGTCGGATGAGCCTCGAGCAGGCGATCGCCTACATCGAGGATGACGAGCTGGTCGAAGTGACTCCGTCCGCGATTCGCATCCGCAAGCGCTACCTGGATCCGAATGAGCGCAAGCGCATGGAGCGCAAGGGCGACAGCGCCGCCTGAAGCAGGCCGAGGCGGTCCGGCGGCGGCCTGCTGCCGCCGGACCAATCGAGTTTACGTGATTTCAACAGCTTAGCTTGAGTATTCAACAGGGCTTGAAATATTGGCCACGAAACTGACACGATTTGTCATCCAATGTTCGTCGGTTTGTGTTGTATTTCAGGCGGCATCGTAAGAAACTTAGAGTCATTACCTAACTTTGACCCGCGACGTGCCTGGGGCACCATGGTATGGACTCGATGCGCAGCCGTACCCCTGTCGGGATCGGTGTTGCCGCAACACCTGCCCCATTCCGCGGAGACATCCATGACCTTCACGACCCGGTTCCTCGCTGCCCTGTCGACCGCAGCCCTCCTGGGCGCCGCGGCTCCGGCATTCGCTCAGACCACGACGGCGGCTCCGGCCACCACCGCTGCTCCGATGAGTGCACCCGCCGCCGCTGCTCCCGATGCAGCTGCGCCTGCAATGGCCGCTCCGACCGCCACCCCCGCGCCGTCCACCGACAGCATGATGGCGCCGAAGAAGACCACCAAGCACCACAAGAAGACGACCGCGAAGCACCACAAGAAGGCAGCTTCGTCCATGGCAGCACCGCAGTAATCTGCGAGCTGTCTTTCCTTCGCGTGACAGGGGCGTTGGGGTCGGCTTCGGCCGGCTCCGACGCCCCTGACCGCACCAGCACCCAAGATGCCTCTACCTGATCCGGTCGCTGCCCCTATCGACAAGCGTCTGATCGGTCTGATCGGAGGGTTCGGTTTCGCTTCGGGCCTGCCGCTCTACCTGACATTCTTTACGCTGCAGCAATGGTTGAGCGAGAGCCACATCTCGCTCCGGGCCATCGGCGCCGCGGCCCTGATCGGGCTGCCGTATCTCCTGAAATTTCTCTGGGCACCACTTCTCGACCGGCGTCCGTTCGGATTGCTGCACCGGCTCGGTCGCCGTCGCGGCTGGATGCTGCCGATCCAGGCATTGCTGACGCTCGCCATCATCGCGATGGCCAACTGCCAGCCGACCCACGGCCTGTTGCCGCTGGTGTGTGCCGCGATGTCGCTCGCCTTCTTTTCGGCCAGCCAGGACATCGTCATCGATGCATGGCGGATCGAGACCTTCCCGGTCCGGCTGCAGGCTGCGGCGCTCGGCGCCTACACCTGGGGCTACCGCATCGCCATGCTCTGCTCCGGTGCCGGCGCGATCTGGATCGCCGCGAAAGGCGGCTGGCATCTGGCCCTGCTGGTGATGGCCGCCCTCAGCCTGGTCGGCCCGGTGCTGGCACTGCTGGCCCCCGAGCCGTTCCTGGCGCCGACGATCGCCACCGGATCCGGCTGGCGGCATGCGCTGCAGACCCGCGTGGTCGCGCCCTTCCGCGACCTGCTCGGGCGCCCCGGCTCCTGGATCGTGATCGCCTTCGTGCTGGTGTTCAATCTCGGAACCCAGCTGTCCGACACCATGGCCTATCCGCTGTATCATGCGCTCGGTTTCGCACCGACCTCGGTGGCGGCCGCCAATGGCATTCCCTCGCTCTGCGCGGCGCTGGCCGGTGCCGCCGCGAGCGGGCTGCTGGTCGCGCGGATCGGCCTTGGACGATCGCTGATCCTGTGCGCCTGCGTGCAGATGTGCTCGATCCTGCTCTACGTCGCCTTGGTTCAGGCCGGGCCGGTATTTCCGATGCTGTTTGCCAAGGTGACGCTGGAGGGTTTCGCCGAAGTGATGGCCGCGACCACGTTCGCCACCTACCTCTCCCGGCTCTGCTCGCTCGACTACACGGCGACGCAATACGCGCTGCTGTCGTCGCTGGCACCGGTGGCATGGCGCACGCTAGGTGGAACGACCGGCTTCCTGGCGCAGGGCTTCGGCTGGACCGGCTTCTACCTGCTGACAGTTGCTGCGTGCCTGCCGGGCATCCTGATCATGCTGGTGCTGCTTCGACGCTTTCCCGGCGGACTGCCGCCCAAGACGGTCTAGCCTCCCTATATGCAGCGCTCGGCTCACGCCGCAGCCGGAGGGAACAATGACAGCGACGCCGCACTTCAAGCCATCGACCGCACACGCTTCGCTCGGAGACGCGTTGTTCGACCTGGTCGAGCCGGCGGTGTTTCCGAAACACATCCTGCGCTACCGCAACCAGGTGCAGGCTGCGCGGGTCGGCCTCGACACGCTGACCGATGCGGAGTGGGTGGATCATTTCAGCCGGTTCAAGCCGTTGCAGGGATCGTTTCCGCGGCCGCTGGCGCTGCGTTATCACGGTCACCAGTTCCAGAACTACAATCCCGAGCTCGGCGACGGACGCGGCTTCCTGTTCGGACAGGCGCATGACCTGGTCGATGGCAGGCTGCTGGATTTCGGCACCAAGGGCAGCGGACGCACGCCATGGTCGCGTGGCGGCGATGGCAAGCTCACCCTGAAGGGCGGCGTCCGCGAAGTGCTGGCGACCTCGATGCTGGAAGCGCTCGGGGTCTATACCTCGAAGTCGTTCTCGCTGATCGAGACCGGCGAGGCGCTGACACGTGGCGACGAGCCGTCGCCGACCCGGTCGGCGGTACTGGTGCGCCTCAACCACTCGCACATCCGCATCGGCACCTTCCAGCGGCTCGCCTACCACCAGGACACCGACAGCATCCGCAGGCTGCTCGACTACACCATCCGGACCTACATGCCCGAGCTGTGGCGTGAGGCGGAAGCGGACCGTGTGCTGGCCTTCCTGGAGGCCGTGACCGCGAAGGTGGCGCGGCTCGGCGCGGAATGGATGCTAGCCGGCTTCGTGCACGGGGTACTGAACACCGACAACATAAACGTCACCGGCGAGAGCTTCGATTACGGGCCGTGGCGGTTCCTGCCGACCTACCAGCCGGAGTTCACGGCGGCATATTTCGACACGGGCAAGCTCTATGCCTACGGACGCCAGCCCGACACGCTGCTGTGGAACCTGATCAGGCTTGCCGAGTGCCTGCTGCCGTTGTCCGACCAGGCGACGCTCGAGGCCGTGCTGAGAGGCTTCGGCGCGTTGTTCTACACCGAGCTTTCGGCCGCGATGCTGCGTCGCCTCGGCCTCAGGTCGCAGGGGCCGGACATAGACACGGCGCTGGTCCAGCAGGTCTGGCAGTTCCTGCGCGAGAGCCAGATGCCGTTCGAGCAGTTCTTTTTCGACTGGTATGGCGGCTCTCTCTCAGCCGACCGTGCGACGTCCGGCCCGTCCGCCGGCATCTATGCCGAGGCCGGATTCGCATCCCTGCGCATGATGATCGACGGTTTCGAGCCGGCAGCAGGATTGCGCCTCGACCATCCCTATTTCGCCGGGCATGGTCCGTGCACCATGCTGATCGACGAGGTCGAGGCGATCTGGGCGCCGATCGCCGCCGATGACGATTGGTCGCTGTTCCGGCAGAAGCTCGTGGCGATCGACCAGATGGCGGAGGCCTACGGCATGCAGACTTCGAACCACCGAGACTCATGACGCCATTCGGGACGATCGTCGCCGGGCTGAGGCTGCCCGTGCTGGCGGCACCGCTGTTCATCGTTTCCAACGAGGCGCTGGTGATTGCGCAATGCCGGGCCGGGATCATCGGCGCGTTTCCGGCGCTGAACGCCCGCGGCGGCCCGGATGCGTTGCATGACTGGTTGTCGCGGCTGGAGGATGCGCTGCGGCGGCCGGATGGCGAGGTCGCGCCGTTCGCGGTCAATCATATCGTGCACCGGTCCAACACCCGTCTGTCGGCGGATTTGGAAACCTGCGTGCGCCATCGCGTACCGATCGTCATCACCTCGCTCGGTGCGCAGCCGGACGTGAACGATGCCGTACACAGCTATGGCGGCCTGGTCCTGCACGATGTGACCAACCAGGTGCATGCGGGCAAGGCAATCGCCAAGGGTGCGGACGGTCTGGTCTTGGTTGCCGCCGGCGCCGGCGGACATGCGGGAACCCAGTCGCCGTTTGCGCTCCTGGCCGAAACCCGTGCCTGGTTCGACGGCCCGATCGTGTTGTCCGGCGCGATCGCCACCGGTCGCGCGGTCCTGGCGGCGCGGGCCATGGGTGCGGACCTTGCCTATATCGGGTCGGCCTTCATCGCGAGCGAGGAGGCGAACGCCGCGCCCGAGTACAAGCAGATGCTGCTGGAGTCCGGAGCCAGCGACATCGTCTATTCGAACCTGTTCACCGGCGTGCACGGCAACTACCTGCGCGGCTCGATCATCCGCGCCGGCCTCGATCCGGATGCGCTGGACTCCGCGGCACCCGGGCAGCTCAGCCTGGACACCGGCACCAAGGCCTGGCGCGACGTTTGGGGGTGTGGCCAGGGCATCGGCGCGATCGACAAGGTGTCTCCTGTCGCCGACATCATAGAGCGGCTCGCGAACGACTATGCCCGGGCCCGCGCGGAGCTGTGCCGCGAGACCGGGACTACAGAATGAGCGAGCTCGTTGAGAGCGTCGTCGAAGCAGGCATCTGCAGGATCATCCTGAACCGGCCCGAGAAAAAGAACGCATTGACGTCGGCGATGTATGACCGGATGGCCATGCTCCTGCGTGCGGCGGATAGCGACGATGCCGTCCGCGTCGTGCAGCTCGGGAGCTCGGGTAGCGATTTCTGTGCAGGCAACGATATCGCCGACTTCATGGCGCAAAGCCGGCAGGATGCTGCGACGATCGAGGAGCCGGCGGGCCTGCGGTTTCTCGACACGCTGATCGGTTTCGGCAAGCCGATCGTCGCCGCGGTCGGGGGCGCTGCGATCGGCATCGGCACGACCATGCTGCTGCATTGCGACATCGTCGTCGCTTCCGCGGATGCGGTGTTCGGACTGCCGTTCGTGAAGCTCGGGCTGGTTCCCGAAGCCGCATCGTCGCTGCTATTGCCGCAACTGATGGGCTACCAGCGCGCGGCCGAATTGCTGCTGCTCGGCGACACCTTCAATGCGAGCACGGCCTACGAGCTACGGCTGGTCAATCGTGTCGTGCCGGCCGACGATCTTGGCATCACGGCCGCACGGTATGCGGCACAGCTGGCGGCGCGCCCGCCGGAGGCGCTCCGCCTCAGCCGGCAGTTGCTGCGAAGCAACCTCGCAGAAGTCCGGTCCGCGAAAAGCCGCGAGGCTGCGGTCTTCCTGCAGCGCCTGTCCAGTCCCGAAGCCGCGGCCGGCCTCAACGCCTTTCTGTCGCGCAGCCGTTCCGGCTGAACGACCCGTCAACCAGCAGGAAACAAGAATGTCCGAGACCCAAGAGATCATCGAAGCAATCAAGGAAAAGAGCCAGCTCCTGTCGACGCTCGGGCACCGGGTTCGTATCGACCTCAAGGATGCAGGATCGATCCTGATCGACGCGACGGAGCCGGACGTGGCGGTGACCGAGGCGGACGAGGACACCGAGGCTGAAACGATCATTACGCTGTCGTCGGAGAATATGCAGAAGCTGCTGAGCGGCAAGCTGAACGCAATGTGGGCCTACACGCTGGGTCAGCTGAAGATCGAAGGCTCCCAGGGCGTGGCGCTGAAGCTGAGTTCGTTGCTGAAGGACTAGGAAGCAGGCAAGCCTACGGTCGCCTGGCAAGCTCAGGACTCTGCAAGAACGCGTCGGGTTTATGCGTTCGGTCCCGACACACGTAGGTGACGGATCGACGGCAGTACTGGCTTGACGTAGTGATCGCGGCGTGCAGGCCGAAATATCCGCCTGCGCTTGTCTGGCGCGGATACGGGGACGACATGACCGAGAAGGCACCTACGATCGTCAACATGCACACGGCGGCGGAAATCGCGGCCGACGTGCCCGCCGCCTGGACGCATTTCCGGCGCGCGTTGACGCCTGCGATGAAGGATGCGGGGCCGGGCCGTTTCGGGATGGGCCGTCTCGG
Proteins encoded:
- a CDS encoding bactofilin family protein; this translates as MPNRGPMPGTPGSPPGAQGSGPKKDMTERRTLVVGRGISVQGVVQDAERLVVEGTVEATMIHATELSVAPGGVFRGEIEVEDAELAGTVDGTLTARGNLTIRASGRLIGTAKCRRLQVEDGGQVTGRLEMITDQARPSSQPAGEQAQASRPAPSPIAAIDPAHTATP
- a CDS encoding adenosine kinase, with protein sequence MTVSLANITRDARFDLLGIGNAIVDVLASVPDGMPEAEGMVPGSMTLIVAARADALYALLKQPQQTGGGSAANTCVVASMLGARTAYLGTVAEDALGVAFSADLVAAGIHYPTAPLGADRAEGRSTARCLILVTPDGQRTMNTYLGACTAFGPDDVDADAVRDARITYLEGYLFDPPAAQDAFRRAATIAHEAGRTVALSLSDPFCVDRHRPAFLELAAGHVDILFANEDEIMSLYQADSFEQSAERVSQDVELAVLTRSEKGSVAFRHGERTDIAAAPTSIVDSTGAGDAYAAGFLCGLAEGRSIAECGRIGSIAASEVISHFGARPLADLRALVARPASG
- the typA gene encoding translational GTPase TypA; protein product: MEIRNIAIIAHVDHGKTTLVDQLLRQSGAFRENQVVAERAMDRNDLERERGITILAKCTSVVWKNTRINIIDTPGHADFGGEVERILNMVDGAIVLVDAAEGALPQTKFVLTKALARGIKPIVVVNKVDRQDARPDEVHNEVFDLFAALGASDEQLDFPMLFASGRQGWADVELDGPKKDLAPLYDLVLSHVNPPALNKDAPFAMVASILEADPFLGRVLTGRIEQGRAKLNMPVRVLRADGTVVETGRLTKLLSFRGLDRVVIEEAEAGDIIAVAGLSDATIPETIASPEVTAALPAIPVDPPTLAMTFRLNDGPLGGREGKKVTSRQIRDRLFKEVEGNVAIRVSESPESEAFEVAGRGELQLGVLIEQMRREGFELTIGRPRVLTRQNEETGEREEPFEEVLVDVDEAFSGVVVEKMSIRKGQMQDMRPSGGGKVRLTFLIPSRGLIGYHGEFLTDTRGTGIMNRLFAGYQPWAGTIEGRSKGSLISSEDGAAVQYALWYLQERGQLFVDPGEKVYVGMILGEHSRGSDLEINPIKEKKLTNIRAAGKDDAMLLTPPRRMSLEQAIAYIEDDELVEVTPSAIRIRKRYLDPNERKRMERKGDSAA
- a CDS encoding AmpG family muropeptide MFS transporter, encoding MPLPDPVAAPIDKRLIGLIGGFGFASGLPLYLTFFTLQQWLSESHISLRAIGAAALIGLPYLLKFLWAPLLDRRPFGLLHRLGRRRGWMLPIQALLTLAIIAMANCQPTHGLLPLVCAAMSLAFFSASQDIVIDAWRIETFPVRLQAAALGAYTWGYRIAMLCSGAGAIWIAAKGGWHLALLVMAALSLVGPVLALLAPEPFLAPTIATGSGWRHALQTRVVAPFRDLLGRPGSWIVIAFVLVFNLGTQLSDTMAYPLYHALGFAPTSVAAANGIPSLCAALAGAAASGLLVARIGLGRSLILCACVQMCSILLYVALVQAGPVFPMLFAKVTLEGFAEVMAATTFATYLSRLCSLDYTATQYALLSSLAPVAWRTLGGTTGFLAQGFGWTGFYLLTVAACLPGILIMLVLLRRFPGGLPPKTV
- a CDS encoding protein adenylyltransferase SelO; this translates as MTATPHFKPSTAHASLGDALFDLVEPAVFPKHILRYRNQVQAARVGLDTLTDAEWVDHFSRFKPLQGSFPRPLALRYHGHQFQNYNPELGDGRGFLFGQAHDLVDGRLLDFGTKGSGRTPWSRGGDGKLTLKGGVREVLATSMLEALGVYTSKSFSLIETGEALTRGDEPSPTRSAVLVRLNHSHIRIGTFQRLAYHQDTDSIRRLLDYTIRTYMPELWREAEADRVLAFLEAVTAKVARLGAEWMLAGFVHGVLNTDNINVTGESFDYGPWRFLPTYQPEFTAAYFDTGKLYAYGRQPDTLLWNLIRLAECLLPLSDQATLEAVLRGFGALFYTELSAAMLRRLGLRSQGPDIDTALVQQVWQFLRESQMPFEQFFFDWYGGSLSADRATSGPSAGIYAEAGFASLRMMIDGFEPAAGLRLDHPYFAGHGPCTMLIDEVEAIWAPIAADDDWSLFRQKLVAIDQMAEAYGMQTSNHRDS
- a CDS encoding NAD(P)H-dependent flavin oxidoreductase — its product is MTPFGTIVAGLRLPVLAAPLFIVSNEALVIAQCRAGIIGAFPALNARGGPDALHDWLSRLEDALRRPDGEVAPFAVNHIVHRSNTRLSADLETCVRHRVPIVITSLGAQPDVNDAVHSYGGLVLHDVTNQVHAGKAIAKGADGLVLVAAGAGGHAGTQSPFALLAETRAWFDGPIVLSGAIATGRAVLAARAMGADLAYIGSAFIASEEANAAPEYKQMLLESGASDIVYSNLFTGVHGNYLRGSIIRAGLDPDALDSAAPGQLSLDTGTKAWRDVWGCGQGIGAIDKVSPVADIIERLANDYARARAELCRETGTTE
- a CDS encoding enoyl-CoA hydratase-related protein, which encodes MSELVESVVEAGICRIILNRPEKKNALTSAMYDRMAMLLRAADSDDAVRVVQLGSSGSDFCAGNDIADFMAQSRQDAATIEEPAGLRFLDTLIGFGKPIVAAVGGAAIGIGTTMLLHCDIVVASADAVFGLPFVKLGLVPEAASSLLLPQLMGYQRAAELLLLGDTFNASTAYELRLVNRVVPADDLGITAARYAAQLAARPPEALRLSRQLLRSNLAEVRSAKSREAAVFLQRLSSPEAAAGLNAFLSRSRSG
- a CDS encoding SCP2 sterol-binding domain-containing protein is translated as MSETQEIIEAIKEKSQLLSTLGHRVRIDLKDAGSILIDATEPDVAVTEADEDTEAETIITLSSENMQKLLSGKLNAMWAYTLGQLKIEGSQGVALKLSSLLKD